The following coding sequences lie in one Manis pentadactyla isolate mManPen7 chromosome 19, mManPen7.hap1, whole genome shotgun sequence genomic window:
- the RGS2 gene encoding regulator of G-protein signaling 2 — translation MQSAMFLAVQHDCGPMDKSAGSGPRSEEKREKMKRTLLKDWKTRLSYFLQNSSSPGKPKTGKKSKQQTFVKPSPEEAQLWSEAFDELLASKYGLAAFRAFLKSEFCEENIEFWLACEDFKKTKSPQKLSSKARKIYTDFIEKEAPKEINIDFQTKTLIAQNIQEATSGCFTTAQKRVYSLMENNSYPRFLESEFYQDLCKKPQITTERHAT, via the exons ATGCAAAGTGCCATGTTTCTGGCCGTTCAGCACGACTGCGGACCCATGGACAAGAGCGCAGGCAGCGGCCCCAGGAGCGAGGAGAAGCGGGAGAAAATGAAGCGGACGCT attaaaagATTGGAAGACCCGTTTGAGCTACTTCTTGCAAaattcctcctctcctgggaagcCCAAAACTGGGAAGAAGAGCAAACAGCAAACCTTTGTCAA GCCTTCTCCTGAGGAAGCACAGCTGTGGTCAGAAGCTTTCGACGAGCTGCTAGCCAGTAAAT ATGGTCTTGCTGCATTCAGGGCTTTTTTAAAATCGGAATTCTGTGAAGAAAACATTGAATTCTGGCTGGCCTGTGAAGACTTCAAAAAAACAAAGTCACCGCAGAAGCTGTCCTCAAAAGCAAGGAAAATATATACTGACTTCATAGAAAAAGAAGCTCCAAAAGAG ataaacaTAGACTTTCAAACTAAAACTCTGATTGCCCAAAATATACAAGAGGCTACGAGTGGCTGCTTTACAACTGCCCAGAAAAGGGTGTACAGTTTGATGGAGAACAACTCTTATCCCCGTTTCTTGGAGTCGGAATTCTACCAGGACTTGTGTAAAAAGCCCCAGATCACTACTGAGCGCCATGCCACATGA